In Ochotona princeps isolate mOchPri1 unplaced genomic scaffold, mOchPri1.hap1 HAP1_SCAFFOLD_129, whole genome shotgun sequence, one DNA window encodes the following:
- the ADNP2 gene encoding activity-dependent neuroprotector homeobox protein 2 isoform X2, translated as MFQIPVENLDSIRKVRKKVKGILMDIGLDSCKELLKDLKDFDPGEKYLHNTSWGDVSLWEPSGKKVRYRTKPYCCSLCKYSTKVLTSFRNHLHRCHEDEIDQELVIPCPNCVFASQPRVVGKHFRMFHAPVRKVQNYTVNILGETKSSRSDVISFTCLKCNFSNTLYYSMKKHVLVAHFHYLINSYFGLRNEETGEQPKTSDEKGPPSDRFYCKKCSASAGSQDALMYHILTSDTHRDLENKLRSVISEHIKRTGLLKQMHIAPKPAARMAIPRNNSAAPGLTAPPPCFRLALPQNSQSSAVVQSVTVAPGTSGNLTHTPSAIAQSRVTLVSSPLPVCQSSLALQPSAPQPVFLSPGVPLNKPGNPPVLPLSQPVRPAKKSVATGVLPVSQAVRPGVLPLAQPVGPGNRPPGPGVLPVNPTVTPGVLQAVSPGVISVSRAVPSGVLPTGQMTPAGVIPGQTATSGVLPPGQMVQSGVLPVGQTAPSRVLPPGQTVPLRVLPPGQGVSSGLLSSNQTVASGAVPGNQGVGSGVLQLSQPVVSGVVPVGQPVRPGVLQLNHPVSTSIVPVNQPVRAAAAAAQSTTFLTSGSILRQLIPTGKQVNGIPTYTLAPLSVTLPVAPGGLTTVTPPQMPIQLLPSGASAQTAGSVPSLPTPPVLVGAAQSMFIQASPPMADANQVLRQAKQWKTCPVCNELFPSNVYQVHMEVAHKHSESKADQKREPEKLAACAPFLKWTREKVVRCLSCKRLVSEGELIRHLLMHGLACLFCPCTFHDIKGLSEHSKTVHLGKKRLPVDYSNRGFQLELDANGSLLFPHLDFITALPKEELGEQEVYLAILAGIHSKSLVPVYVKVRPQVEGVPGSLSKPALTCPFCFATFGTTEAYELHLKERHHIMPTVHTILKSPAFKCIHCCGVYTGNMTLAAIAIHLLRCRSAPKDSGSHLQIQPELINNSELLLVRGEVIHDASFPVKRKLPDGHMGAEGQRGGEEQALLPNADAAPGPEKGSSAVPCKRQRNESRTEGQTASEDVLQILALDPKRYEDRSYEKKKQFLRDYFHKRPYPTKKEIELLSSLLWVWKIDVASFFGKRRYICMKAIKNHKPSVLLGFDMSELKNVKHRLNFEYEPESL; from the exons atgtttcaaataccaGTGGAAAATCTTGACAGCATTAGAAAGGTGCGAAAGAAGGTCAAAGGCATTCTCATGGATATTGGACTTGATAGCTgcaaggagctgctgaag gaccTTAAAGACTTTGATCCTGGAGAAAAGTACTTGCATAACACATCCTGGGGTGATGTTTCTCTCTGGGAGCCTTCTGGAAAGAAAGTG AGATACCGGACGAAGCCGTACTGCTGCAGCCTGTGTAAGTACTCGACAAAGGTGCTGACTTCATTCAGGAACCATTTGCATCGCTGCCACGAGGATGAGATTGACCAGGAGCTGGTGATTCCTTGCCCCAACTGTGTGTTTGCTTCTCAGCCTAGAGTGGTGGGAAAGCACTTCAGGATGTTTCACGCGCCTGTTCGCAAAGTCCAAAACTACACGGTGAATATTCTAGGAGAAACAAAATCGTCGAGGAGTGATGTGATAAGCTTTACGTGTTTGAAATGTAACTTTTCCAACACTTTGTACTACAGCATGAAGAAGCATGTACTAGTAGCTCATTTTCATTACTTAATTAACTCCTACTTTGGCCTACGAAATGAGGAAACGGGTGAGCAACCGAAGACCAGTGATGAGAAGGGGCCGCCGTCTGACAGATTCTACTGTAAGAAGTGCAGTGCCAGTGCCGGCAGCCAGGATGCGTTAATGTACCACATCCTGACATCAGATACACACCGGGATTTGGAGAACAAGCTTAGATCTGTGATCTCAGAGCACATTAAGAGGACTGGACTTCTGAAGCAAATGCATATAGCACCGAAGCCAGCTGCACGCATGGCCATCCCGCGCAACAACAGTGCTGCTCCTGGTCTCACGGCCCCACCTCCTTGCTTTCGTCTTGCCTTGCCGCAGAACAGTCAAAGCTCAGCTGTGGTGCAGTCGGTGACTGTGGCCCCCGGCACGTCTGGGAACCTCACTCACACTCCATCTGCTATTGCCCAGTCTCGGGTGACTCTGGTCTCTAGTCCTCTGCCCGTGTGCCAGAGCAGCTTAGCTCTACAGCCGTCGGCTCCTCAGCCTGTCTTCCTCTCCCCCGGGGTCCCACTTAATAAGCCTGGGAATCCTCCTGTGCTGCCCCTGAGCCAGCCCGTGAGACCTGCAAAGAAGTCAGTGGCCACTGGTGTCCTCCCTGTGAGCCAGGCCGTTCGCCCTGGGGTCTTACCTCTCGCCCAGCCTGTGGGGCCCGGAAACAGGCCCCCTGGGCCTGGGGTCCTTCCTGTGAACCCCACTGTCACCCCTGGGGTTCTGCAGGCTGTCTCTCCAGGGGTCATTTCTGTGAGCCGAGCAGTTCCATCAGGGGTTCTGCCTACGGGCCAGATGACTCCTGCTGGGGTTATTCCTGGACAGACAGCAACTTCTGGGGTTCTTCCCCCTGGCCAGATGGTCCAGTCAGGGGTTCTCCCTGTTGGCCAGACAGCCCCATCTCGGGTTCTGCCCCCTGGCCAGACTGTGCCATTGAGGGTTCTCCCTCCTGGCCAGGGGGTCTCTTCTGGGCTGCTTTCCTCTAACCAGACGGTTGCCTCAGGTGCCGTTCCTGGGAACCAGGGCGTAGGTTCTGGTGTTCTTCAGCTCAGCCAGCCCGTCGTGTCAGGAGTTGTGCCTGTGGGCCAGCCAGTGAGGCCTGGTGTTCTGCAGCTGAACCACCCAGTGAGCACCAGCATTGTGCCTGTGAaccaaccagtgagagctgctgctgccgctgcacaGAGCACCACCTTTCTGACCTCGGGCTCAATTCTCCGGCAGCTGATCCCCACAGGAAAGCAAGTGAATGGCATTCCCACCTACACACTGGCGCCACTCTCAGTCACCCTGCCAGTTGCCCCAGGAGGCCTCACAACCGTCACCCCGCCACAgatgcccatccagctcctgccctcAGGGGCATCTGCGCAGACGGCCGGCTCTGTGCCCAGCCTGCCCACACCTCCTGTGCTGGTGGGCGCGGCCCAGAGCATGTTCATCCAGGCCTCTCCACCCATGGCAGATGCAAATCAGGTGCTCAGACAGGCCAAGCAATGGAAAACCTGCCCCGTGTGCAACGAGCTCTTTCCATCCAATGTGTACCAGGTTCACATGGAGGTGGCTCATAAGCACAGCGAGTCCAAGGCGGACCAGAAAAGGGAACCCGAGAAGCTGGCAGCGTGTGCCCCGTTCTTAAAGTGGACGAGGGAGAAAGTGGTCCGCTGCCTGTCCTGCAAACGCTTGGTCTCAGAGGGGGAGCTCATCCGCCACTTGCTGATGCATGGCCTGGCGTGCCTGTTCTGCCCATGCACCTTCCATGACATCAAGGGCCTCTCAGAGCACAGTAAGACCGTGCACCTGGGGAAGAAGCGGCTGCCTGTGGATTACAGCAACAGGGGCTTCCAGCTGGAGCTCGATGCCAATGGCAGCCTGCTCTTTCCCCACCTGGATTTCATCACTGCACTACCCAAAGAGGAGCTTGGCGAACAGGAGGTATACCTGGCTATCCTTGCTGGGATACACTCCAAGTCCCTGGTGCCTGTCTACGTGAAGGTGAGGCCCCAGGTTGAGGGCGTGCCTGGAAGCCTCAGCAAGCCAGCCCTGACCTGCCCCTTCTGCTTCGCCACCTTTGGGACAACGGAAGCCTACGAGCTGCACCTGAAGGAGCGGCACCACATCATGCCCACAGTGCACACGATCCTCAAGTCTCCGGCCTTCAAGTGCATCCACTGCTGTGGGGTTTACACTGGAAACATGACCCTGGCGGCCATCGCCATCCACCTGCTGCGCTGCAGAAGTGCTCCTAAGGACAGCGGCTCCCACCTCCAGATCCAGCCTGAGCTCAtcaacaacagtgagctgctccTGGTCCGTGGGGAAGTGATCCACGACGCCAGCTTTCCCGTGAAGAGAAAGCTGCCTGATGGCCACATGGGGGCGGAAGGccagagaggtggggaggagcaggCCCTCCTTCCGAATGCCGATGCAGCCCCTGGCCCAGAAAAGGGGTCTAGTGCTGTGCCTTGTAAAAGACAGAGGAATGAGagcaggacagagggacagaCTGCCAGTGAGGACGTGCTTCAGATTTTAGCACTGGATCCCAAGAGATACGAGGACCGCTCTTACGAGAAGAAAAAGCAGTTTCTCAGAGATTATTTTCACAAGAGACCATATCCtactaaaaaggaaatagaattgcTATCTTCACTCCTATGGGTGTGGAAAATTGATGTGGCTTCATTTTTTGGAAAACGTAGATACATTTGCATGAAAGCAATAAAAAATCACAAACCCTCTGTACTTTTAGGCTTTGATATGTCTGAACTTAAAAATGTTAAACATAGACTGAACTTTGAGTATGAACCAGAAAGCTTATAA
- the ADNP2 gene encoding activity-dependent neuroprotector homeobox protein 2 isoform X1, which yields MGAGVQPLGPSSAAHPGHKQGAEGKWSRKISKMFQIPVENLDSIRKVRKKVKGILMDIGLDSCKELLKDLKDFDPGEKYLHNTSWGDVSLWEPSGKKVRYRTKPYCCSLCKYSTKVLTSFRNHLHRCHEDEIDQELVIPCPNCVFASQPRVVGKHFRMFHAPVRKVQNYTVNILGETKSSRSDVISFTCLKCNFSNTLYYSMKKHVLVAHFHYLINSYFGLRNEETGEQPKTSDEKGPPSDRFYCKKCSASAGSQDALMYHILTSDTHRDLENKLRSVISEHIKRTGLLKQMHIAPKPAARMAIPRNNSAAPGLTAPPPCFRLALPQNSQSSAVVQSVTVAPGTSGNLTHTPSAIAQSRVTLVSSPLPVCQSSLALQPSAPQPVFLSPGVPLNKPGNPPVLPLSQPVRPAKKSVATGVLPVSQAVRPGVLPLAQPVGPGNRPPGPGVLPVNPTVTPGVLQAVSPGVISVSRAVPSGVLPTGQMTPAGVIPGQTATSGVLPPGQMVQSGVLPVGQTAPSRVLPPGQTVPLRVLPPGQGVSSGLLSSNQTVASGAVPGNQGVGSGVLQLSQPVVSGVVPVGQPVRPGVLQLNHPVSTSIVPVNQPVRAAAAAAQSTTFLTSGSILRQLIPTGKQVNGIPTYTLAPLSVTLPVAPGGLTTVTPPQMPIQLLPSGASAQTAGSVPSLPTPPVLVGAAQSMFIQASPPMADANQVLRQAKQWKTCPVCNELFPSNVYQVHMEVAHKHSESKADQKREPEKLAACAPFLKWTREKVVRCLSCKRLVSEGELIRHLLMHGLACLFCPCTFHDIKGLSEHSKTVHLGKKRLPVDYSNRGFQLELDANGSLLFPHLDFITALPKEELGEQEVYLAILAGIHSKSLVPVYVKVRPQVEGVPGSLSKPALTCPFCFATFGTTEAYELHLKERHHIMPTVHTILKSPAFKCIHCCGVYTGNMTLAAIAIHLLRCRSAPKDSGSHLQIQPELINNSELLLVRGEVIHDASFPVKRKLPDGHMGAEGQRGGEEQALLPNADAAPGPEKGSSAVPCKRQRNESRTEGQTASEDVLQILALDPKRYEDRSYEKKKQFLRDYFHKRPYPTKKEIELLSSLLWVWKIDVASFFGKRRYICMKAIKNHKPSVLLGFDMSELKNVKHRLNFEYEPESL from the exons atgggtgcaggagtccaaccacttgggccatcctccgctgctcacccaggccacaagcagggagctgaagggaaatggagcag gaaaatttcaaaaatgtttcaaataccaGTGGAAAATCTTGACAGCATTAGAAAGGTGCGAAAGAAGGTCAAAGGCATTCTCATGGATATTGGACTTGATAGCTgcaaggagctgctgaag gaccTTAAAGACTTTGATCCTGGAGAAAAGTACTTGCATAACACATCCTGGGGTGATGTTTCTCTCTGGGAGCCTTCTGGAAAGAAAGTG AGATACCGGACGAAGCCGTACTGCTGCAGCCTGTGTAAGTACTCGACAAAGGTGCTGACTTCATTCAGGAACCATTTGCATCGCTGCCACGAGGATGAGATTGACCAGGAGCTGGTGATTCCTTGCCCCAACTGTGTGTTTGCTTCTCAGCCTAGAGTGGTGGGAAAGCACTTCAGGATGTTTCACGCGCCTGTTCGCAAAGTCCAAAACTACACGGTGAATATTCTAGGAGAAACAAAATCGTCGAGGAGTGATGTGATAAGCTTTACGTGTTTGAAATGTAACTTTTCCAACACTTTGTACTACAGCATGAAGAAGCATGTACTAGTAGCTCATTTTCATTACTTAATTAACTCCTACTTTGGCCTACGAAATGAGGAAACGGGTGAGCAACCGAAGACCAGTGATGAGAAGGGGCCGCCGTCTGACAGATTCTACTGTAAGAAGTGCAGTGCCAGTGCCGGCAGCCAGGATGCGTTAATGTACCACATCCTGACATCAGATACACACCGGGATTTGGAGAACAAGCTTAGATCTGTGATCTCAGAGCACATTAAGAGGACTGGACTTCTGAAGCAAATGCATATAGCACCGAAGCCAGCTGCACGCATGGCCATCCCGCGCAACAACAGTGCTGCTCCTGGTCTCACGGCCCCACCTCCTTGCTTTCGTCTTGCCTTGCCGCAGAACAGTCAAAGCTCAGCTGTGGTGCAGTCGGTGACTGTGGCCCCCGGCACGTCTGGGAACCTCACTCACACTCCATCTGCTATTGCCCAGTCTCGGGTGACTCTGGTCTCTAGTCCTCTGCCCGTGTGCCAGAGCAGCTTAGCTCTACAGCCGTCGGCTCCTCAGCCTGTCTTCCTCTCCCCCGGGGTCCCACTTAATAAGCCTGGGAATCCTCCTGTGCTGCCCCTGAGCCAGCCCGTGAGACCTGCAAAGAAGTCAGTGGCCACTGGTGTCCTCCCTGTGAGCCAGGCCGTTCGCCCTGGGGTCTTACCTCTCGCCCAGCCTGTGGGGCCCGGAAACAGGCCCCCTGGGCCTGGGGTCCTTCCTGTGAACCCCACTGTCACCCCTGGGGTTCTGCAGGCTGTCTCTCCAGGGGTCATTTCTGTGAGCCGAGCAGTTCCATCAGGGGTTCTGCCTACGGGCCAGATGACTCCTGCTGGGGTTATTCCTGGACAGACAGCAACTTCTGGGGTTCTTCCCCCTGGCCAGATGGTCCAGTCAGGGGTTCTCCCTGTTGGCCAGACAGCCCCATCTCGGGTTCTGCCCCCTGGCCAGACTGTGCCATTGAGGGTTCTCCCTCCTGGCCAGGGGGTCTCTTCTGGGCTGCTTTCCTCTAACCAGACGGTTGCCTCAGGTGCCGTTCCTGGGAACCAGGGCGTAGGTTCTGGTGTTCTTCAGCTCAGCCAGCCCGTCGTGTCAGGAGTTGTGCCTGTGGGCCAGCCAGTGAGGCCTGGTGTTCTGCAGCTGAACCACCCAGTGAGCACCAGCATTGTGCCTGTGAaccaaccagtgagagctgctgctgccgctgcacaGAGCACCACCTTTCTGACCTCGGGCTCAATTCTCCGGCAGCTGATCCCCACAGGAAAGCAAGTGAATGGCATTCCCACCTACACACTGGCGCCACTCTCAGTCACCCTGCCAGTTGCCCCAGGAGGCCTCACAACCGTCACCCCGCCACAgatgcccatccagctcctgccctcAGGGGCATCTGCGCAGACGGCCGGCTCTGTGCCCAGCCTGCCCACACCTCCTGTGCTGGTGGGCGCGGCCCAGAGCATGTTCATCCAGGCCTCTCCACCCATGGCAGATGCAAATCAGGTGCTCAGACAGGCCAAGCAATGGAAAACCTGCCCCGTGTGCAACGAGCTCTTTCCATCCAATGTGTACCAGGTTCACATGGAGGTGGCTCATAAGCACAGCGAGTCCAAGGCGGACCAGAAAAGGGAACCCGAGAAGCTGGCAGCGTGTGCCCCGTTCTTAAAGTGGACGAGGGAGAAAGTGGTCCGCTGCCTGTCCTGCAAACGCTTGGTCTCAGAGGGGGAGCTCATCCGCCACTTGCTGATGCATGGCCTGGCGTGCCTGTTCTGCCCATGCACCTTCCATGACATCAAGGGCCTCTCAGAGCACAGTAAGACCGTGCACCTGGGGAAGAAGCGGCTGCCTGTGGATTACAGCAACAGGGGCTTCCAGCTGGAGCTCGATGCCAATGGCAGCCTGCTCTTTCCCCACCTGGATTTCATCACTGCACTACCCAAAGAGGAGCTTGGCGAACAGGAGGTATACCTGGCTATCCTTGCTGGGATACACTCCAAGTCCCTGGTGCCTGTCTACGTGAAGGTGAGGCCCCAGGTTGAGGGCGTGCCTGGAAGCCTCAGCAAGCCAGCCCTGACCTGCCCCTTCTGCTTCGCCACCTTTGGGACAACGGAAGCCTACGAGCTGCACCTGAAGGAGCGGCACCACATCATGCCCACAGTGCACACGATCCTCAAGTCTCCGGCCTTCAAGTGCATCCACTGCTGTGGGGTTTACACTGGAAACATGACCCTGGCGGCCATCGCCATCCACCTGCTGCGCTGCAGAAGTGCTCCTAAGGACAGCGGCTCCCACCTCCAGATCCAGCCTGAGCTCAtcaacaacagtgagctgctccTGGTCCGTGGGGAAGTGATCCACGACGCCAGCTTTCCCGTGAAGAGAAAGCTGCCTGATGGCCACATGGGGGCGGAAGGccagagaggtggggaggagcaggCCCTCCTTCCGAATGCCGATGCAGCCCCTGGCCCAGAAAAGGGGTCTAGTGCTGTGCCTTGTAAAAGACAGAGGAATGAGagcaggacagagggacagaCTGCCAGTGAGGACGTGCTTCAGATTTTAGCACTGGATCCCAAGAGATACGAGGACCGCTCTTACGAGAAGAAAAAGCAGTTTCTCAGAGATTATTTTCACAAGAGACCATATCCtactaaaaaggaaatagaattgcTATCTTCACTCCTATGGGTGTGGAAAATTGATGTGGCTTCATTTTTTGGAAAACGTAGATACATTTGCATGAAAGCAATAAAAAATCACAAACCCTCTGTACTTTTAGGCTTTGATATGTCTGAACTTAAAAATGTTAAACATAGACTGAACTTTGAGTATGAACCAGAAAGCTTATAA